One Streptomyces sp. CNQ-509 DNA window includes the following coding sequences:
- a CDS encoding DUF3263 domain-containing protein, with product MSEGDAALTERDLAVLALEKRAWPAPGAKERAIRERLGLSPTRYYQVLNALLDDPRAQEHDPVTVNRLRRVRQARRDAREG from the coding sequence ATGTCTGAGGGTGACGCGGCGCTGACCGAGCGGGACTTGGCGGTCCTCGCGCTGGAGAAGCGCGCGTGGCCGGCTCCGGGGGCGAAGGAGCGGGCGATCCGGGAGCGCCTGGGGCTCTCCCCGACGCGGTACTACCAGGTGCTCAACGCGCTCCTGGACGACCCGCGCGCGCAGGAGCACGACCCGGTGACGGTCAACCGGCTGCGCCGCGTCCGGCAGGCCCGCCGCGACGCCCGGGAGGGCTGA